A stretch of Candidatus Latescibacterota bacterium DNA encodes these proteins:
- a CDS encoding single-stranded DNA-binding protein, whose translation MVMSGVNKAILVGNLGQDPEMRATTSGTQVANFSLATSENFKNREGERETRTEWHRVVAFGKLAEICGQYLKKGKQVYIEGRIQTRNWEDQSGNKRYSTEIIANQMVMLGRAGDGGYSPSESQETPNKDGGSQAPADDDDLPF comes from the coding sequence GTGGTGATGAGTGGCGTAAACAAAGCTATCCTCGTCGGCAATCTGGGGCAGGACCCCGAAATGAGAGCTACTACAAGTGGTACGCAGGTTGCGAATTTCAGCCTGGCGACCAGTGAGAATTTCAAAAACCGCGAGGGAGAACGGGAAACGAGGACGGAATGGCACCGCGTCGTCGCTTTCGGAAAACTCGCCGAAATATGTGGGCAGTATCTGAAGAAAGGCAAGCAGGTCTATATCGAGGGCAGGATCCAGACGAGAAACTGGGAGGATCAGTCCGGTAACAAACGGTATTCGACAGAGATCATAGCTAACCAGATGGTCATGCTTGGCCGTGCTGGAGATGGAGGCTATTCTCCATCCGAATCACAGGAAACGCCGAACAAAGATGGCGGATCGCAGGCTCCGGCTGATGACGACGACCTGCCGTTCTAG
- a CDS encoding redoxin domain-containing protein produces MSEIKIGDQAPDFELIETLESNWKLSDHLGGKTIVLLFFPLAYSPPCTEELCGIRDGFNEFQNLDAEVIAVSVDHPFVLDSWKKELELPFSLLSDFNTDVCRKFGACHTQLGPLKGVAKRSAFVIDNEGKIRYQWISDDPGVLPNIDEIRQVLDGLK; encoded by the coding sequence ATGAGTGAAATAAAGATCGGCGATCAGGCCCCCGACTTCGAACTTATCGAGACTTTGGAGAGCAATTGGAAGCTCTCGGACCACCTTGGTGGCAAAACCATAGTACTTCTCTTTTTCCCGCTTGCCTATTCTCCGCCCTGCACGGAAGAACTATGCGGTATTAGAGATGGTTTTAACGAATTCCAGAACCTGGATGCGGAGGTCATCGCTGTAAGCGTCGACCATCCGTTCGTACTGGACAGCTGGAAGAAAGAACTCGAATTACCGTTCTCGTTGCTGAGCGATTTTAACACCGATGTGTGCCGGAAATTCGGAGCGTGCCACACCCAGTTAGGCCCCCTTAAGGGTGTAGCAAAAAGATCCGCTTTCGTTATCGATAACGAAGGCAAGATCCGATACCAGTGGATCTCTGACGACCCCGGTGTACTCCCTAACATAGATGAGATCCGCCAGGTACTCGACGGTCTGAAATAA